The genomic window taaaacatattgataacaattaaaaaatatattattatcattattatatttaaaaaaaaatagaatttgtgctaataataaatttgaaaacaatatctattaaaataatgttataaattgatttatttaaaaaaactttttaaatcaaaattaacataaaaggCATTTTTTGACATTGAAAATAAtaatcaacaattttttttaaatcgaagcttagacaaaattaaaacaataatgaAATCCGTTTATAAAAGTaggattaattataattaaagacattttcagtaaaaaaaatctaaatttgtaTCAAATCGAAATCCGTTTTAACCTTGGAGGACTAAACCAACAATTAAACGCAAGCATTATAAACAATAACAATCAATTGCAGAACGGTACCGTATCAAGTCGGATCTGAATGGAAACAAAATTAAATGTGCCGTACAAattacaattaaataaaaaaaacgtaATCTCAGTAAACACATAGGGACCTATTTAGCAAATAAACCATTCGACCCATAttgcgcggatccttcccggaTCGGGTCACCGTTCGGGTCGAGTCTCCAAAACAATGTCGTTTCAGTGCCATTGCATTGACTCTGAATGGCGTCGTTTTAAttcctgcacttaaaaattaaataaatactaaaacatAGGGTTTACATTAGCAGAACCTAAACAAAAAGAAAGGCTCGTCGCCGCTCTGGGGATTCATTGCCTCCGAAGACTCCCAATCTTCGCCCCAACTCTGATGGCTGCGGAGTGAGCAAAAATATGGCCCTCAGGTATGCCCCTCTTCCCTTTTGTTTCCCCTTTTCTCCTTTAACAGATGACTAATGTATgtaaaaacaaaaggaaagaagGAAAACGATCTGCGAAAAAAAAAGAGAACCGAAAATCACCTTTTGGAACTTTTTTTGATTTCTATATTCCGAAAATGCGTGTAAATCGTTTACAGTGTTCGAATGGCTTCTTTATAGCCCTATttacagaaaataaaataaaaaataaaataaaaaaactgatgTTCTTTTTCTATTTGTTGCTGCTTCTGTGTGTTCGCTTGTATTTGCAGGTACTTGGCCAGCCTAGAGGTACGGAGGTGGCCGTACGGAGGCATGCGTGGCGTGCGAAGGCATCACGCGCGTGAGGAGTGGCTCGAAGGGGAGCCTATGCGTGGCAACGGCGGCTGAAGGGTTCCAGAAACCCTAATGATTTCTGGAATACTTTTTCAAAATAGGCTAATTGGGCTGAATCGGGTTTTGGGTTAGGTGTTGGGCCACTGTAACTGGGCCAATCAGATTTAGTGTTCGGTCATGGGCATTTGGGCTAGTTGGGTTTGGGTAGTGGATTTGGGCTAATTAGGTTTGGGTAGTGGATTTGGGCCATTAGGCCTGCTGTAAAAAAATGGactgtattattattttttggactttaatttttaatttttaattttggtttactTCTTACGGGCCTGGGCAAAAATGACCTATTACAagaaatatataaacatatatattataaaatatgtgtaaaaaagaatatatatttgtGCATAaatatatacgtgtatatatatataaataaaaaatatttgttagaaatatatatatacacgcatgtgcacatatataaataataaatatatacatatatagatttttgaaaaaaaaatacatatatataaaaaaaacaattacatcattaattaattaaaaaataaagaaaataaaaaaggactaaattgaactgtaGACAAAAATCTGGGGTAAATTtgcaaataattaaaaattagggGCCCTATTGAACACGCTAATAATTCAGAGGGGCTGGAAAGGAAATTATCCCTTCTCCTTCAAAACGTCATCGTTCAAatagtattaaattaaaatcaaagaaaaattaaagggataatttttaaaaaataaaagaaacctaattgtaaaaacattaaaaggcggagggacTAAAAGCTCAATTTACCCCTCCGCTCAAAAACACAGGGATCTTAGGCCAGGTTGGGTCTGTTCCGGGTCGACCCATgctcaaaacggtgccgttttagctggctatttaagccaaaaacctttcaaaaaaatcatttctttcatttctttaaaaaaataataaaaaaagctcTCAACCCTTCAGTTTTCCGGCGTCCAGTCCGGCCATCAGCCGGTCATCGGCCACCGTGTCGGCCGCCGATCTCCGGCGCCGGTACCACCGTCTACGGTGGCcaaaaaaatgggaaaattaccctTTCGGCTCTCTCGACCCTTCCAAGCCCAAATCTGggttcaaaaatttcaagaaaccaCAAGAacactataacaccccttacccgagaccgtcgccggaatcgagtacgagatgttattcaatttaacttaccaatttggagcataaaaaaaattgctttcaaaattaaattcactgttcacagTAAAAATGTCCACCTACgtaactgtcactaatttaattatatcacaaattacgaaactcgaaatttaaatccgtaaattttccctaaaactaaactcatattcctacttaccataaaattttcagaatttttgacttaaccaattagtacagtttattcattaaagtatcccctatttcacagctcgacagatctgatctcttggcactaaaaatcaattatctcattgtacagaattcatataaggttaccgtttatttattttgaaaatagactcactaaggaatctagacatataaattatgacctataattatttctgtacaatttataatgattttccaaagtcagaacaggggacttcaaaaaccattctgaccctgtctcactaaaattcaaatatctcaaaatataaaattaatttgcctacaccgtttctttcatataaaaatagacttgataagatttaattctatatataattcactccctaattccatttctactatttatggtgatttttcacattcacgtcactgctgctgtcaaagaaactgcttctttgaattagttaccattttaacatacataacaccaagACATATTCTTTAATAGCTACTTCAATAGCTAatattagccatatcatttgaacatgctcaaaatgattaagactctatacatgccatagtttaaacattttgaaaacacataataccgagatggttatgatagtgtgatacgagctccgacgatccccaattcgaacaagctcaaatcactataaaacaaaggaaaagaagaaatgtgtaagctactaatagcttagtaagttacatgtaaataataggtactcatttaataattaacacttttaacatatagctaatcaaaacatttcttagcaatttcaatcacttacacatgcacaatcttaccaattcactttcatatactttttcacacttaacatttatcacatatgctCATTCTTTCAATTGTACCTGCATACACgcttcatttcatattcactttaactcattattaatcccgttgaacacttggaatatacacggatacgtagagaattagcacataagtgccacactgatatgtagccgaagctaccactgatatgtagccgtagctaccactgaaatgtagccgaagctaccactgatcaataacactggaaatgtccacgggcctgctcacacaagctgtcaggtgcctgcaacacatgctagatcacccagcacccgggactcactgtaacactgtaacactggtctctagtgacatgtcacttgtatccacttctattcctaagttcaaccgggaatttacacttaacactttattttcaacactttaacacttgaataattcatgaacaattttccttccacattcaatattgattcacatatcaaataaaattcacaatttataaaaatatattactattatttacacataacttacctcggatgcaaaacgactatttttataatttagtcgataactttctcttttccccgatcacttccactatttcttctttcttgatctatattaacacaatttaatacattttatcaacatttcattcaaatacaattcatacacaacattttggcaaatttacatttttccccataacttttcaaaaattccacttttgtccctaagctcgtaaaaataaaattcactaaattcctaaatttcaaacttcactaaatcatatttcacgctcataacagccctcaatttcacaaaatcacaactttatgcacactttaccatctttcacaatttagccctttttcaacattttcatttaaattcatctagtaaaacttgaaattaacacttcaaacattcattatctaacatcactaatcaaattacaattatatcatgaataggtcaatttttaaactttaaattcatttaaattaaatggtagaaacatgaaattcaagcttcaataaacataaaaatacgaaaataattaaaaacggggcaagaaatcacttacaattgagcttagaaaattaagaaccctagctatggtgacatgaATTTTTTTGACAGCAACCATCTGATTTttaagaagatggacacttattttctctttattttgtcttttactcaatttggacaaaaatgcccttgacccattacttagatatttttctagaattacccttttgtgtccatatcactaatttatggtctaattgccacataaacacttccaatttcatgcaataattcaattaagtcatttaatcactaattagacacactttgcatttttttcaatttagtcctaaaaattcaattagacactaaatcattaaaaattcctatccatattttcagacaatatttcaatcaatcagtaactaataaaaaattataaaattaaaatatttcacttcagatttgtggttatgaaaccactatttcgattaggccctatttcgggctatcacaaacAGCCTCAAAAACCCTAGAAACCTTTCGGCTTCTAACCGTCTATCCTCGGAGATGAACCTCAGCCGTCCCAACGGCGTTTCAGAGGTAAACAAAAGtaagttctttattttttttgttttattgtattttagtaaagtaatatacatatatatatagagagagagaatagAACGATGCTAAAATATCAACCTTTCGATTTCTTGGTTGATCTTTGTACTCTTGATATTCTGTTTGTTTGTGAAAATAATAGccttttttttgtattgattttcgaATCCTTTTTACAGTATATCTAATCTGCTTTTATAATAGTaatgaaacaaaaaatgaaaagaagatCCACTCATATCTAGTTGATTCACGAtcttcttgattttcttgccatatTCGTTACTTGTATTACCTTGTTTCTTTTCTTGCTGTGCAGGTGAAGGTGCGCGCGTGGAGATTCGGCTTGTGTGGAAGATTTGGTTGCGGCGGCTGAAGCTTACCTCATAAACCCTAGGGTTTTTGCCACTGCTTTGGGCCATTGGATTTGGGCCtctatttttgtattttgggccttgtagtcTGGGCCAACTTGTTTTGTTCTGGATTTGTACAAAAAGCACTGgacttatttttttttttttgcttattaagGGCCGGGTAAAATTTAGGTATTACAATCAATATAATGATACCCATGCAGATCTTTGCGTTCCATGCATCACTGACTCTACATGAAAGCTTGGCCAATTAGCCTCGcaattttaataaaatctttTGGAATAGAATATGGCAGTTAAATTAGGAAACTTAGAAATATcataagatttttaaaaaaataacaaaattattccaatattttataaaacaaaataaattaccccaatttttaaagtatatatttacataaatatatttttaaccatatttttagtgtggaaaatttttaatcaatttgttgaattgggatttttttaaaatttatacatcttttcaaattttaattctatttagaATCGGGTTAATTGATATGTATTGCGCACCCAAGCCCCCACCACCGGCCCACTCAATAAACCAATTCAATATTAAAAATCCATAACCCACTGATACTAACCCAGTATCCTTAACCCAACCCGAAAATCcctaatctaaaataaaaaataacacaaaaatccCCAATCCACTAACCCTAATCAGTAATCTAATGTTCGTATCTCTCCAAATATCTTGCTTCCTCCGAAATCTCCCTACCACCGAGTGCCGACAGCCACCAGTCACCACCGACCACCGTAACCCAACGCAGTGACGCACCTTCACTGTCTGGTCACTTCACTCACCACCGTCCAATATTTCAAGGCTCAAGCAGCTTGCACTCTTCTGGGTTCTCCGTTGTCGTCGCTCATCATCGCTGGAACCCCTTTTACCTTCAGGTTCTTTCTGGGTTCTCGGATTTTCAAGGTGTAATTAGTTGCCTTGTTTATTGATAAATGGACAGTGTTGGGGATTAGTTTAGGATTGGGTTTATGccaaaattcttttaattttatcgaAAACCTttcacaaaatttttagttttgcccCTAATCACGGGGAAGTACTTAGTAGTGACATAGCTTTTTTGTGTTCATTGTAGCAGCTTTAAAGAATTTTACTTACAAAAAGGACATGACAGAACAAATTTAAGACAATTGCCTATACCTTTGCCTCCCCAAATCAGTTCctattttcaccaaaaatccctAGGTGTTGTGTGCCGCTCACCAGTAGGTGAAGCTGCTGCTTCCTCTGTCGCCGGAGTTCACTACTGTGCTGCTTGTCAATCTCATCCAATTCCAGGTATCTCCATGGCTTCAAGAGAAACTATGTTTTCTTTCAATCCCTTCTATATTCAATCCTACTTGTCCTCGAAGTTGCCgttaaatcaaattttctttttggatttttgcatctttaatttcttgattaattGGTGAGATCTTTTCATTCTTCAATCACTTAATGCATCGTTTTgtttctttgatgtttaatgttatattgaattCGTTGTTAAAGATTGTTTCTTTGGACTATTCTTTGAATGAGAGATACATGgattttaagttttgaattcaCTGTTAAAGTGTCTCAAAAGCTTGAATTCTcagttattttttttaactttactggagttaacaattttttttaaagcttgAACTTTTCTTTTTGCCATTGATGTATGGTGTTGGAATTCACTGTTTAAAGGTTCCCAGTTATTAAAGCATGAATTCACTGTTAAAGCGTCTCAAAAGCTATGAACTCTTTTTTTGCCATTGATGTAGGGTGTTGGAGATTCATACTAATTTACATGTGATTTaagtttttagaaaaatgggtaaTTGTTTAGGGTCAGAATGGATCCCTCAAAGCAAGAAACAAACCAAAAAAAAGCTTCTAAACCGATGGCTAAGAAGGAAACCCAAGAATTCCAATTTGTTGTTTACAATACCATGACTCAGCAAAAAGAGGTTTTCAATCCCAAAACCCCTGGAAAAGTTCGCATGTATGTCTGCGGTGTCACTGCCTATGATTTCAGTCACCTTGGCCATGCTCGTGCTGCCGTTTCCTTTGATGTCCTTTACAGGTGCATAATTTGTCTTAGAGAAACCCCTTATGCTTTTTTccccctttatttttaaaattggttGCTGACTATTGGAATTATACAGGTACCTTAAGCATTTGGGTTATGAGGTTACTTATGTCAGGAATTTTACTGATGTTGATGATAAGGTTTGAATTTCTATCTAAGCAGCTCTTTGCTTTCGGTTTTTGGTGATTTAGTTGAGAGCAATGatgtattttgtttttttgtttttttatgttgAAATGATACTTATCATTTGAATCTGATGCATTCAACTTATGTATTTCTAATATTGGGGTGGGGAGTTGACACTTCAACTTAATAGTTGTTTTCTCCTTTTGAGCTTATTGAATAATTATGTCAACAATTGACGTTACAAGAGCTTAAAGACTTctatttgatttgtttatctgTTTTGAACTCGTTTATGAGCATTTTTTCTGGAGATGTTATAGCCAGAATGCGTTCTCTTGTTGCTTATGGTTTACCACTTTTACTTTCTGACTAATAGTCCATCTCTCATATCTCAACAACAATTATGTCTTTCTCATATTATGAGAGCTACTGATTGGACTTTTTCAGATAATTCGTCGAGCCAATGAGACTGGAGAGGATCCAATAAGTTTGAGTGACCGGTACTGTAAAGAATATAATATAGATATGAGTGATCTACAGTGCCTTTCTCCAACACATGAGCCACGTGTTTCTGATCAcatggagcagatcaaagatatgATAACTCAGGTTTCCTTCCTGTTTAATATGCTGGTTTTATTTTGTAGAAATATGAATACCGTGATTCCTCTCTCCCTTTAGCAATCGTGCATCTCTCTCTCCCTTGTGGAAAATGTAGTGCACATATTTATGGTCGAGTTCACTGTTGCATCTCTATTGCTACTTTAGGGGAATTTTCCTAGTATAATTAGGTTTATGCACATTTAAAACTCATGATAGCACTATGTTtttatgtatgcatgtataatgTGCAGATGTATGTATTTGCATTAACAAAAGTATGATTCATTTAAATGGGTTATAGTTGGTAGTTATATTTTCAGATCGTTACCTTATCATTGTGATAAAAAGCTATTATTGGGCATGTCATTGTCATGTATTGTATACTGGTAATTTATCTACATCTGCCCAATGATAATCAATGATGTAGCAAGGACCCATGCTCTGGTCTTAGAAGGCGTTTAAGATGTTTCCTTCTAATTTTGATCATGAAGAAGTAGAAGAGCAGTTTTTAACTTGCACCACTTCATATTGAGCTGAAGTTGCCCATTTTAATTGTTAAGAGTTGTTGAACTGCTGAACATGAAGTTTATTACATATATTGCTTTAGTATAACGTGTGAAGGGGCTGAAGGCAATTACTTCATATCCCTTTTTTTAACTCCTCTCATAACTTTCTCTATAATTTCATCTTGCAGATTATAAACAAAGACTTTGGATATGTTGTTGAAGGCGATGTGTTTTTTGCTGCTGATAAATTCTCAAATTATGGCAAGTTATCTGGGCAGAAGCTGGAAAATAATAGAGCAGGTGAACGTGTTGCTGTTGACTCAAGGAAGCGTAATCCTTCCGACTTTGCATTATGGAAGGTGCAAAACCTACTAACTTACTAGTGACTTTAGGGTTGTAATCAAGCTGAGTCTAGCCTATAGGGGCTCAAGATTCTTTCCTTTTGAAATCTTGAGGCTTGATCATGGGGGAGCTTTAATTTTGCTTGagcttgttttgaaaaaaataaagctaCTTGAGCTCCCTTCAATTAGGTTCAGttattattaactttatttaAGGAGTAGGTATTTATAGTGTGTTCATGCTTGCGACTTTTgatctaaattctaaaatttgccCCTCCCAGAGTTGCTGTACTGTGCTTAATCTGGTCAagctataaaaaaaattactcaaaTTACCATTGCTTTCTAATGTCTAGCTATTGATTGAAAAAACTACCACGTAAACCCTATGGATGGGACTCTAAATAGGCAACTATATTTAAAGTATAAGCTAAGTTAcctgaaatttttattttctctaaAGTACTTGTGTTCGACATCTATGTCCGACACATTTAGATACGGAGGTCTTATCCTCAAATTATATGGAAACTTAAAAAAACAGTGAGCTGTCTGCATAAGACGCATCTCATTATCCAACATTCATCTGAACTCTAGGTTACATAGAGTACAAGGATGACAAACCCTAATTACAAGAAAACCAAAATTTAAGACTTGCAATTTAGATACCCCTCCCCCTTCAATGATAATGACACTTTTCATTGAAACTATTGTTGCACAAATTCTAATGTCAAAATTTCTTCATTCATTCTATTTGCATCAGTTACCTGCCATTTATAATGTTGGCATCATCTCCAAATTCTGATGTTGAATAATTGTTTCAGGCTGCAAAGCCAGGTGAGCCATCTTGGGACAGCCCTTGGGGACCTGGACGACCTGGGTGGCACATAGAATGTAGTGCAATGAGTGCACATTATTTAAGCTTCAAATTTGACATTCATGGTGGTGGGCTTGATTTGATTTTTCCTCACCATGAAAATGAAATTGCTCAAAGTTGTGCTGCATGCGAAGAGAGTGACGTAAGTTATTGGATGCACAATGGGCATGTTACTAATAACAATGAGAAGATGTCAAAATCTTTGGGTAACTTTTTCACAATTCGCCAGGTGAAGTTGGGgcttattatttatgttattttcctCCCCTCTGGTTTTAGTTGCAGAAGTATTCTCATACGAGCTtccttttttatgttaaattatttgttttcttctAGATTACTGAGAGATACCATCCACTGGCTTTGCGATACTTCTTGATAAATGCACACTATCGTTCTCCTCTCAATTACTCTGTTGTTCAGTTGGAAGGTGCATCAGACGCTGTTTTTTACATATATCAGGTTTAAAGCTTATTTCACTGCTATTTTACCTTGCAATAGGCATATGCTGGTCAGAATTCAGATGTCTTAGTACGGACAGTGATCTGGCCTTTTAGGCTTAAAACTTGGTTATATGAATTGTCTAGGGCTTGTATACTTGTGAGGTGTCATGGATGCAGGAGCGTGCCTCATTCCATTTCTTGGAGTTACGCTATATTTTAATATGGCCTCCTTTTACCACTTAATATTCTTCTATAATTGATTAGATTTGCGCTACCAGTAGAGTTGCTTCTAGGTTAAAAATTACTCAAAAAGTGTGACCAGATTATTTGCTGTGTCGACCTGAGATCCCAAGTTTTTTTCTAAATCACAGACTCCGGGCAACTGTACCTGGAGTTAGTTTAGATTCAAGTCCTTCGGAAAAGTATCCTTACCTGCTTTGTTGTACAGACTTTGAAAGATTGTCAAGATGCTCTATTGCAACTACAAGAAGAAATGCCCAACGATGGCAAACCAGCACGGATTACTCCGGACGCCAAGGAATGCATTAGCAAGCTCCGCAATGAGTTCCAggtgaaaatgtcagatgacttGAGCACTTCACTTATACTGACTGGAGCCTTTCTAGAAGCATTGAAGTTGGTAAACAATTTGTTGACCATGCTAAAGGTATTTGTTTATCTTTCCGAATGCTAGTAActctcttttatatatataagtctATGCCAAGgaagataaaaatatattttctcttGTAATTTGACAGAAGAAGCAGCAAAAGCAACAAAGATTATTGGTAATTCAATCCCTTAAAGAGATTCAGAACGAAGTTACAAAAGTTTTGGATGTTCTGGGATTGCAGCCACCTTGCTCTTATAACGAGGTGACGGGATTTACTTATTAAATGATGGTACAGATTCATGCCTTCTGTAAAAGTTAACACTAAAGATGAATTTCTTCTAAACAGGTTTTGCTGCAATTAAAGGAGAAAGCATTAACGAGAGCAGGGTTGGTGGAAGATGATGTGATTCGTCTAATTAAAGAGCGAGCTGAGGTGAGGAGAAACAAAGACATCTTGAAAAGTGATCAGATGAGAGCTCATTTGCAAGCAAAGGGCATTGCACTCATGGATGTAGGCACGGAAACAATTTGGAGACCTTGTGTTCCTGTTCAACAAGACTCGGAAATAGTGCCATCAGAGGGCCAGAAGGTCCCTCCCAAGCCTGAAAGTGCATAAGAATGCAGATCTTGATTCAAGTTCACCAAAAAAAACATATTGAATTTGCTTCGTATGGTGGTTTTTATTGTCAAAACAATTTGGTGGGATCAAGGAAATTTCTAGACGGTTTTGATTCATAATTTATAAAATGTCTTCCCGTTTCTGACCTAGTAAACTTGTGTAATGAACCAAGTTCTTTCACGATTGGATTGATTGCCTTGCTTCTATTTGGCCTTCAGCTGCACAGAGTGAGCCAGATTTTTTCTTTTCTGAATACGGTACTTTAGTAGTGTTGTATACTGGTAAATAACAGGCATGAATATGGTGGTTATATTGTCCTTTTTAAAGTTTGGTTCATATTAGGCATGATTATGGTATTCTCAAAATttgagagggtttgggcaaaagaTTAAGCCTTTTAGGATCGGGCTTGTTTGTTTAAGGTTCGAGCTTGGTTTGGTGTGATCcgttttaagttttaatattgtatattatgttattttatatataatgtaatttagaacacattaagaaaaataaatttatattaaatatagaaaattattttaatgtaaccgttaaaaaaatattaatatgactatataagtatttttaataaataaaaaatatataaaattattaaatattaaaataattttaagaaaataaaaaataatatggatgGATCTAAAAGGAAATTGAGTTAGTTTTTGTAAATACGAGAGGTTCGAACAAAAATTTATTCTCAAATTTTTAGGCGGACTAAAtctgaaaaaatatgaaatatgttacTATCGGATTGAAGCCCGTCTTAGCTCGACCCACCTTTTACGTGCAACTTCTTAAAGACTGAATTGGGCTCAGAGGGTGAAAAACTTGTACACGTGTAAGCAGATTAAAGCATCAGATGTGGAGACAGCATGATTCATGCCATGGAGATGGAATAGGGTAATCTAAAAGCCTGAATGGTTTTCCAGTCTGGGACAAACAAGACAACGATTAGTATTACTCAATGACGAC from Gossypium hirsutum isolate 1008001.06 chromosome D12, Gossypium_hirsutum_v2.1, whole genome shotgun sequence includes these protein-coding regions:
- the LOC107947024 gene encoding cysteine--tRNA ligase 2, cytoplasmic — protein: MDPSKQETNQKKASKPMAKKETQEFQFVVYNTMTQQKEVFNPKTPGKVRMYVCGVTAYDFSHLGHARAAVSFDVLYRYLKHLGYEVTYVRNFTDVDDKIIRRANETGEDPISLSDRYCKEYNIDMSDLQCLSPTHEPRVSDHMEQIKDMITQIINKDFGYVVEGDVFFAADKFSNYGKLSGQKLENNRAGERVAVDSRKRNPSDFALWKAAKPGEPSWDSPWGPGRPGWHIECSAMSAHYLSFKFDIHGGGLDLIFPHHENEIAQSCAACEESDVSYWMHNGHVTNNNEKMSKSLGNFFTIRQITERYHPLALRYFLINAHYRSPLNYSVVQLEGASDAVFYIYQTLKDCQDALLQLQEEMPNDGKPARITPDAKECISKLRNEFQVKMSDDLSTSLILTGAFLEALKLVNNLLTMLKKKQQKQQRLLVIQSLKEIQNEVTKVLDVLGLQPPCSYNEVLLQLKEKALTRAGLVEDDVIRLIKERAEVRRNKDILKSDQMRAHLQAKGIALMDVGTETIWRPCVPVQQDSEIVPSEGQKVPPKPESA